In a genomic window of Ralstonia nicotianae:
- the rplI gene encoding 50S ribosomal protein L9 — translation MQIILLEKVVNLGNLGDVVRVKDGYARNFLIPNKQARRATASAIQEFEARRAELEKLAAERLAAAQAEGEKLNGLTLQLSQKAGVDGRLFGSVTNHDIAAALTAQGFKVEKAQVRMPNGPLKTVGDHPVAVSLHTDVSVDVTVSVLGETV, via the coding sequence ATGCAAATTATTCTGCTCGAGAAGGTCGTCAACCTGGGCAACCTGGGCGACGTGGTGCGCGTCAAGGACGGTTATGCACGTAACTTCCTGATCCCGAACAAGCAAGCCCGCCGTGCTACGGCTTCGGCAATCCAGGAATTCGAAGCTCGCCGTGCCGAGCTGGAAAAGCTGGCCGCCGAAAGGCTGGCTGCCGCGCAAGCCGAAGGCGAAAAGCTGAACGGCCTGACGCTGCAACTGTCGCAAAAGGCTGGCGTGGACGGCCGCCTGTTCGGCTCGGTCACCAACCACGACATCGCTGCGGCGCTGACGGCTCAAGGCTTCAAGGTCGAGAAGGCGCAAGTGCGCATGCCGAACGGCCCGCTGAAGACCGTCGGCGACCATCCGGTCGCCGTGTCGCTGCACACCGATGTGTCGGTCGACGTGACCGTGTCGGTGCTGGGCGAGACCGTCTAA
- the rpsR gene encoding 30S ribosomal protein S18 yields the protein MNKKQRDAKNKKRFQQQNPLFKRKKFCRFTVAGVEQIDYKDLDTLKDFIGENGKITPARLTGTRSHYQRQLDTAIKRARFLALMPYTDQHKH from the coding sequence ATGAACAAGAAGCAGCGCGACGCAAAGAACAAGAAGCGCTTCCAGCAGCAAAACCCGTTGTTCAAGCGCAAGAAGTTCTGCCGCTTCACCGTGGCGGGCGTCGAGCAGATCGACTACAAGGATCTGGACACCCTCAAGGACTTCATCGGCGAGAACGGCAAGATCACTCCGGCCCGCCTGACGGGTACGCGTTCGCACTACCAGCGCCAGCTCGATACGGCCATCAAGCGTGCGCGCTTCCTCGCGCTGATGCCGTACACCGATCAGCACAAGCACTAA
- the priB gene encoding primosomal replication protein N codes for MDGTPGHNAINRLQLVATLAEREVMRYTPAGVPIVNCLLSYSGQAMEAQAARQVEFSIEALGAGKMASVLDRIAPGTVLECVGFLARKHRSSKALVFHISGCNVFVKD; via the coding sequence ATGGACGGAACCCCGGGGCACAACGCCATCAACCGACTGCAGCTCGTTGCCACGCTGGCCGAGCGCGAGGTGATGCGTTACACGCCGGCCGGCGTGCCTATCGTGAATTGCCTGCTGAGCTACAGCGGGCAGGCGATGGAAGCGCAGGCAGCGCGACAGGTCGAGTTTTCGATCGAAGCGCTGGGCGCCGGCAAGATGGCCTCGGTTCTGGACCGCATCGCTCCTGGCACCGTCCTGGAGTGCGTCGGATTCCTGGCTCGCAAGCATCGCAGCAGTAAGGCACTGGTCTTTCACATCTCCGGATGTAACGTATTCGTAAAGGATTGA